CGGAACTGAACGCCAACAACCAGAAAAAAGCAAGAGTCAACTGTACATAATGAGCTGTCGGAATAAAGAAGGCTATCCCGGCAAATCCGGCAGCGATGAAACCTTGCATGGCGATAATCCAGGCACGTTTCGTTTTCACCAGGTCGACGAAAGGACTCCATAGCGGTTTGATAGTCCAGGGAAGATAGAGCCAGGAAGTGTATAAGGCTATTTCCGTATTGGATAATCCCAAACGTTTGTACATGATAACAGCAATCGTCATTACCGCTACGTATGGCAGCCCTTCTGCGAAGTAGAGGGTGGGGATCCAGCTCCAGGGATTTCTTTTTGTAGTGGGTGTTGTCATGGTATTATTCTTTTTTTATTGATATTGTTTTTCGAGCGTACTGCCGGGGTAATAGTGAGACAGTATTTCTTCATATTTGTAACCTTGCTCTCCCATTACGGCAGCACCAATCTGGCAAAGTCCTACTCCATGTCCCCATCCGGCTCCGGTAAGGATGAACCGTGAAGGGAGTTTATCTTCTTTATGTCCCTTTTCTTCATATTCTTTGTCTATTATGAAAGCGGAACTATACAGATGGGAAGCAGATAGGGTACGGCGTATTTCCAGTTCTTTCCCGATAATAAGCGTTCGCAAGGTTCCTACAATTTTCAACCGGACAAGACGTCCCGACGTTCCGCGTTCTATAGGAATTAAATCCAGAATTTGCCCGAAGTCAATTCCCGAACGTTGATGAATCAGTGTTGAAAGTTCTTGTTGGGTATAGCTGACTTTCCAACGATAGAAGTCTGCCGTCTCCTGGTCATAGTTGTTTAATACCTGACTTAGAATCTTTTTATCCTGCGTATTGCAGAATGAAACAGGTGAAGTACGGATCCATTTGTCAGCCTCCGCCTCTATTGTCAAATCGGGCAATTGGTTCTCGGCCTTACAATCTCGTTGACCGGTGAGATAGGGGTGCTTTACGTTTTCCCAACAATTCTGAAACTCTTCAAAAGCCCCGCCGCAACATTTAGAGAAACGGGCGTCGCAAATCGTTCCTGCATACATCAACACTTCACCCCGGGTAGCAGTGACTGCTTCGATGGCTTGTGGTGTTGAGGCTCGTGTAATTCCCTGATAACGCTGGCAATGATCATCGGCACATACATCGAAATTTCTATGTGCTTCATGGTCATACCATTTTATATATTGAGAATGGAGAGTGGAGAGTGGAGAGTGGGCTGCGCTATCCGGCTGCACAGTAACTCTCCACTCTCCATTCTCAACTCTCAACTTATTAAGTAACCAGCTTCGGGAGATGACGGCGTGAGCCTTTAGGAGTTCTAAAGAAGCTGTTGCGCTCATTTCGGATGAAATTACACTGGTAAGATATTCTTCAATGGAAATCACATTGATGGCGGTTAGTTGTTCTCCTTCGATGATAATCTTTAATTCCCCTTTGAATTTCTGGACTTCTTTGCGTTCCCAATGGAAGTTGATTCCGATGGTCACATCTTTCAGTTCAAAGAAAGCATGTGCATTTTGTGGAGGAATGAAGGATAATTCGTCGTACTCTTTCCCTTGCCAATGAATCTTCCCATCCTGATAAATAACTTTCTGTGTCCCGGAAATTTCCGTTCCGACAGAAGAACTAAATTTCACCGGAAAAGAGAATTCAATCTCTTTCCCGGAAAGGATACCAACTGTTATTTGAGGTTGATTCATAATACAGCTTTAATACGTTCTAGTATTTTTTGCAGTTTTTCTTTGGATATAGATACTTCCCGATAGATATCATATACCTTTTCAGGAGTCAGTTTCTCCATATCCTCTTCACGTACTATAGGGAATATGCCGTTCATTTCAGCAATAGCAGGACTGATGAGAATTTGTTCGTTTCCTTTTGCGTAATAGCAGTCAGGACGATGTTTGCTGCGTAAGAAGATAATACAATTGTAAGGGTGTTCGGTCACTGATTCAAATTCTTCTTCGTAGCGCTCTCTAAAATCCTCTTTGGTGCGTTCCAAACCATACCAGGCAAGAATATTCATCATTGGTTCTTTTCCGTTATTATTGGCAGCTAAGATGTCGTAAATCAGATGAAAGGTTTTCGACATTGTTTTCTTATTTTTCGCCTGAATCCTGATGAAACTGTACGGAAAATCTTCATAACTAATTCGCACCTTGTCGTTATCTATTAATTCTATGTGATCGTAATATGATCCCTGCATACTTTCCTCTTTACTGCAAGCTTGAAAATGGGCATGATCGGGAGCGGAAGCTCCACATTCCGGTCCATTATACAAAAGGAAGTATTCTCTCATTATGTCGGTGAATTCTATCATATCTTTAAAACGCCCGGCTATGGATTGCGACTTGTGTTCCTTATCTACAATTGTAAAGTGGTGTTTAAATATGGGATAGGGATTAACCAGTATCTGATAATTTCCATAACTGATGAATTCTTGTTCCTGCGGCCGGTTTGTTTGGCAGAGGAAGCAAGGCCGTGAGTGAATGGAGGCAGTATCTGTCTGTGCGGTAGCCGAAAGAATACGTTTCGGATTAAGGA
The Bacteroides caecimuris DNA segment above includes these coding regions:
- a CDS encoding SpoIID/LytB domain-containing protein, giving the protein MNQPQITVGILSGKEIEFSFPVKFSSSVGTEISGTQKVIYQDGKIHWQGKEYDELSFIPPQNAHAFFELKDVTIGINFHWERKEVQKFKGELKIIIEGEQLTAINVISIEEYLTSVISSEMSATASLELLKAHAVISRSWLLNKLRVENGEWRVTVQPDSAAHSPLSTLHSQYIKWYDHEAHRNFDVCADDHCQRYQGITRASTPQAIEAVTATRGEVLMYAGTICDARFSKCCGGAFEEFQNCWENVKHPYLTGQRDCKAENQLPDLTIEAEADKWIRTSPVSFCNTQDKKILSQVLNNYDQETADFYRWKVSYTQQELSTLIHQRSGIDFGQILDLIPIERGTSGRLVRLKIVGTLRTLIIGKELEIRRTLSASHLYSSAFIIDKEYEEKGHKEDKLPSRFILTGAGWGHGVGLCQIGAAVMGEQGYKYEEILSHYYPGSTLEKQYQ